In Desulfovibrio psychrotolerans, a single window of DNA contains:
- a CDS encoding sensor domain-containing diguanylate cyclase: MHEIPSFEPDLGMIERMLQIERYAWLSLTHDMGAVVSIDGRFEDVNTHWEAVTGHDESVLLGSYLVEYMHFDDRERALAELQSLITADVSTTSVIFRFQCNDGEYKRLSWNLMFSPEHECFFSTVKDVSESLMDKAIRYAYKDVLTGLGNRLFLMDTVPVWLDETQQKGKQLAVCFLDLDGFKQVNDTYGHRVGDLLLKKVAEKLVRYVPEECVVRLGGDEFVVVMRDVCSREDVAEALSRLIANINSPVLIEGQDCAVGVSVGVSIFPQDGGTLEELVQVADEAMYDVKRDGKNGFAFNPQTEDEAACGS, encoded by the coding sequence GTGCACGAAATACCTTCCTTTGAGCCCGACTTGGGCATGATAGAACGCATGTTGCAGATAGAGCGCTACGCGTGGCTCTCTTTGACGCATGATATGGGTGCTGTTGTGTCCATTGATGGACGGTTCGAGGATGTGAATACCCACTGGGAGGCTGTGACCGGGCATGACGAAAGCGTTTTGCTTGGCAGCTATCTTGTGGAGTATATGCATTTTGACGACCGCGAACGCGCCCTTGCGGAGTTGCAGAGTTTGATCACCGCCGATGTGAGCACCACATCGGTGATTTTTCGTTTCCAGTGTAATGACGGTGAATACAAGCGTCTGAGCTGGAACCTTATGTTTTCCCCCGAGCACGAGTGCTTTTTTTCTACCGTGAAGGATGTGAGCGAATCGCTGATGGATAAGGCCATCCGCTATGCCTACAAAGATGTGCTGACAGGCTTGGGCAACCGTTTGTTTCTTATGGACACGGTGCCCGTGTGGCTGGATGAGACGCAGCAGAAGGGCAAGCAGTTGGCGGTGTGTTTCCTTGATCTGGACGGCTTTAAACAGGTCAATGACACGTACGGGCATCGCGTGGGTGACTTGCTGCTCAAAAAGGTGGCGGAAAAGCTGGTGCGCTATGTGCCGGAAGAATGCGTGGTGCGTCTTGGGGGCGATGAATTTGTTGTGGTTATGCGGGATGTCTGTTCGCGTGAAGACGTGGCGGAAGCACTGAGCCGTCTTATAGCCAACATCAATTCCCCCGTGCTCATAGAAGGGCAGGACTGTGCCGTGGGTGTGAGCGTGGGAGTGAGTATCTTCCCGCAGGACGGGGGCACGCTTGAGGAGTTGGTGCAGGTGGCGGATGAGGCCATGTATGATGTGAAGCGCGATGGCAAGAACGGGTTTGCCTTTAATCCCCAGACAGAGGATGAGGCCGCCTGCGGCAGTTGA
- a CDS encoding VOC family protein: MRFKYTILFVENVTRSIEFFEQAFGLSRRMIHESGDYGELDTGATTLSFSSLRLMTQLGKTPGNADPSSPVFEIAFETDDVAAALERARAAGATVVQEVREEPWGQTTAYVTGGDGYLIEICSPVSGAS, translated from the coding sequence ATGCGCTTTAAGTACACGATATTGTTTGTGGAGAATGTGACCCGGAGCATAGAGTTTTTTGAGCAGGCTTTCGGGCTCAGCCGCCGGATGATTCACGAATCCGGCGACTATGGCGAACTGGATACCGGGGCCACAACGTTATCCTTTTCTTCCCTGCGGCTCATGACCCAGCTGGGAAAAACACCGGGGAACGCCGATCCTTCCTCGCCGGTTTTTGAGATAGCCTTCGAGACGGACGACGTGGCCGCAGCACTGGAGAGGGCACGGGCTGCCGGTGCCACGGTAGTGCAGGAGGTTCGCGAGGAGCCGTGGGGGCAGACAACCGCGTATGTGACCGGCGGTGATGGTTATCTGATTGAGATATGTTCCCCGGTCAGCGGGGCATCGTAG
- a CDS encoding methyl-accepting chemotaxis protein, translated as MRLTIRAKMVVLGVGVVAALVVMGIIGRWGQEAVRVYVEQDHERQEQLQVVQEMRTATLELLLAAMDSIVDREDGTISQERMAGIEANAAMLLSGLPKLEMLSDTDQEREVARQLAHTGVQFIDAVRVDLKNLIEKSAGRSEAVSKRFEELDDRLDEFGDGLDEALAVIESGLEYTRESGGAEGRMLQRIAEMRRVVLRVMLAAMDAIVDKEEGDISPERATAIADGLRMLEREMPVLRTVLAGESEQALATAIALLPQLAEALERELPEAIREGAHEQQAMRQAFAEMDDRLDAEGDGVLESLTVMQDSIRQELDEAQGALRAVMDQTGMVGALLLLAAVTVVSVSVFMLARSVVGPLRETVHFADAVAAGDLNRGITYAGQDEIGSLVQSLRTMVETLRAKIAEAEERKEQADEQAAQAQRAMAEAEEARGAAEQAKKQGLMEAAARLEAVVESVSGATGELAALVEQVGSGTGIQNDRLGETASSMEEMNATVLEVARNAASAADNAETARNRAVSGAGVVGEVVSSMGAVQKTFDTMRNGLDELSVHAEGIGDIINVINDIADQTNLLALNAAIEAARAGEAGRGFAVVADEVRKLAEKTMHATQEVGSAISAIQVGTRKTVGDMGAAGDAVGQASGLVVQAGERLGEIVSLVQGTTDQVRSIATASEEQSAASEEINRAVEDVSRIASETAGDMDRAQETLHMLRRDAEALNGLLVSLRKG; from the coding sequence ATGCGGCTGACTATTCGTGCAAAGATGGTTGTGCTGGGGGTTGGGGTGGTTGCCGCGCTGGTGGTCATGGGCATCATCGGACGCTGGGGTCAGGAGGCTGTCAGAGTCTATGTGGAACAGGACCATGAACGGCAGGAACAGTTGCAGGTGGTGCAGGAAATGAGAACTGCCACGCTGGAATTGCTGCTTGCCGCCATGGATTCCATTGTGGACAGGGAAGACGGTACCATCAGTCAGGAGAGGATGGCCGGGATTGAGGCAAACGCGGCTATGCTGCTCAGCGGACTGCCGAAACTGGAAATGCTTTCGGATACGGATCAGGAGCGCGAGGTTGCCCGCCAGTTGGCACACACGGGAGTACAGTTTATTGACGCGGTGCGCGTGGACCTGAAGAATCTTATCGAGAAGAGTGCGGGGCGGTCAGAGGCTGTTTCGAAGCGGTTTGAAGAACTGGATGACCGGCTGGATGAGTTTGGCGACGGCCTTGACGAGGCCCTGGCGGTTATTGAGTCCGGCTTGGAGTATACCAGGGAGTCCGGCGGTGCAGAGGGGCGTATGCTCCAGCGGATTGCGGAGATGCGCAGGGTGGTGCTGCGTGTCATGCTTGCCGCCATGGATGCCATTGTAGACAAGGAGGAAGGCGATATTTCGCCGGAGCGCGCTACAGCAATAGCCGACGGATTGCGGATGCTGGAACGGGAAATGCCCGTGCTCAGGACCGTTTTGGCCGGTGAATCGGAACAGGCTCTTGCGACAGCTATTGCCTTGCTGCCTCAACTTGCCGAGGCTTTGGAGCGGGAGCTTCCTGAGGCCATTCGAGAGGGGGCCCATGAGCAGCAGGCCATGCGGCAGGCATTTGCGGAAATGGATGACCGGCTGGATGCGGAAGGCGACGGGGTTCTGGAAAGCCTGACGGTTATGCAGGATTCCATACGGCAGGAACTGGATGAGGCGCAGGGCGCCTTGCGTGCAGTGATGGATCAGACGGGTATGGTGGGAGCCTTGCTGTTGCTGGCGGCTGTTACTGTGGTTTCGGTCAGTGTGTTTATGCTTGCCCGTAGCGTGGTTGGCCCGTTGCGTGAAACGGTGCATTTTGCCGATGCCGTGGCGGCGGGCGATCTGAACCGGGGCATAACATATGCGGGGCAGGATGAAATAGGTAGTCTGGTGCAGTCTTTGAGGACCATGGTGGAGACGCTTAGGGCGAAGATTGCCGAGGCAGAGGAGAGGAAGGAACAGGCGGACGAACAGGCGGCGCAGGCGCAAAGGGCCATGGCGGAGGCGGAAGAGGCCCGTGGCGCGGCTGAGCAGGCTAAAAAGCAGGGGCTTATGGAAGCGGCCGCGCGGCTGGAAGCGGTTGTGGAGAGCGTGAGTGGCGCAACCGGGGAACTGGCTGCACTGGTTGAACAGGTAGGTAGTGGGACCGGCATACAGAATGACCGCCTCGGTGAGACGGCTTCTTCCATGGAGGAGATGAACGCGACCGTGCTTGAAGTGGCACGGAATGCCGCATCGGCTGCGGATAACGCGGAAACGGCCAGAAACCGCGCCGTTTCCGGGGCCGGGGTTGTGGGTGAGGTTGTGTCGTCCATGGGGGCGGTGCAGAAGACCTTTGACACCATGCGAAACGGTTTGGATGAGTTGAGTGTACACGCTGAAGGGATAGGTGATATCATCAACGTCATCAATGACATAGCGGATCAGACTAACCTGCTGGCCCTGAATGCGGCCATAGAGGCCGCCCGGGCGGGTGAGGCGGGACGCGGGTTTGCTGTGGTGGCGGACGAGGTGCGCAAACTGGCGGAAAAGACCATGCATGCAACGCAGGAAGTGGGAAGCGCCATATCGGCTATACAGGTGGGAACACGCAAGACCGTGGGCGATATGGGGGCTGCCGGTGATGCGGTGGGGCAGGCTTCCGGCCTTGTGGTTCAGGCGGGAGAGCGCCTTGGGGAGATTGTCTCCCTTGTGCAGGGCACGACCGATCAGGTTCGTTCCATAGCCACTGCTTCAGAGGAGCAGTCTGCCGCTTCGGAAGAGATTAACCGCGCAGTGGAGGACGTGAGCCGCATTGCATCGGAAACAGCAGGTGACATGGACAGGGCGCAGGAGACACTTCATATGCTGCGCAGGGATGCGGAAGCACTGAACGGATTGCTTGTTTCGTTGCGCAAGGGGTAG
- a CDS encoding helix-turn-helix domain-containing protein, whose product MADSDPILATWSFSTDKPHTTIVMPDGCRDLIIRQRPDGTQHVFFSHLMHSPETVSVLPGEMFFGVRLKPGAAIAAHILSKAPTPNSLSTLAALAREAASISSDSTEMLACLAVATSSASAAHALGVSLRTLQRHAVQITGESPDFWRQLARARKAARGILSGHHLQDAVAGCLFSDQAHMTRDLKRWFGFTPGALASGRNNPSHPAWSICETGYDAPLTGEHISIR is encoded by the coding sequence ATGGCAGACAGCGATCCCATACTGGCCACATGGTCGTTTTCAACAGACAAACCCCACACAACCATCGTCATGCCGGACGGCTGCCGCGACCTCATCATCAGGCAAAGGCCCGATGGCACGCAGCACGTCTTCTTCTCACACCTTATGCACTCGCCCGAAACCGTTTCCGTTTTACCGGGAGAAATGTTTTTCGGGGTGCGGCTCAAGCCCGGCGCGGCCATCGCGGCCCACATCCTCAGTAAAGCGCCCACGCCAAACTCCCTGAGCACGCTCGCGGCACTTGCGCGCGAAGCTGCCTCCATCTCATCCGACAGCACGGAAATGCTGGCCTGTCTGGCCGTTGCCACTTCCTCCGCCTCCGCCGCGCACGCTCTGGGCGTGAGTTTGCGGACCCTGCAACGCCATGCCGTGCAGATAACCGGAGAGTCCCCCGACTTCTGGCGTCAGCTGGCCCGGGCCCGGAAGGCGGCTCGCGGCATCCTGTCCGGTCACCACCTGCAGGATGCCGTAGCCGGATGTCTTTTTTCGGATCAGGCCCACATGACAAGAGACCTGAAACGCTGGTTCGGGTTCACGCCGGGGGCATTGGCATCCGGGCGGAACAACCCCTCCCACCCGGCGTGGAGCATTTGCGAGACAGGCTACGATGCCCCGCTGACCGGGGAACATATCTCAATCAGATAA
- a CDS encoding substrate-binding periplasmic protein, with translation MIWQWKMKSLNILLIILFLGLSSAVKAQELTIFVDNWPPYNFMENGKIVGISTELIEAALQNADIKYKLVPHPFKRALLTVERTPNTMLYTVARIPQREDMFVWIGPLHSRKVYLYKLKNRTDIQINDLEDIKKYQTGVLSGGSVEQFFISNGFHENNYYVASNSEQLLKMLFAKRIDLIPGDPLDLEYQMSGLEHNYSSIETAHLLSDEGDYYMIANKKTSENILVTLQRSLEDVMATGAKDKIIQKYVK, from the coding sequence ATGATCTGGCAATGGAAGATGAAATCATTAAATATTTTACTGATCATTCTATTCCTTGGGCTATCATCAGCCGTAAAAGCTCAGGAACTTACTATTTTTGTCGACAACTGGCCTCCGTATAACTTTATGGAAAATGGCAAGATTGTTGGAATCAGCACGGAACTGATAGAAGCAGCGTTACAGAATGCCGACATTAAATATAAACTTGTTCCTCACCCTTTCAAGCGAGCCTTGCTTACTGTAGAAAGAACCCCAAACACCATGCTATATACAGTAGCACGAATCCCACAACGCGAAGATATGTTTGTATGGATTGGCCCGCTACATTCAAGGAAAGTATATCTTTATAAACTAAAAAACAGAACCGACATACAAATCAATGACCTAGAAGACATTAAAAAATATCAGACAGGAGTCCTTTCCGGGGGATCTGTCGAACAGTTTTTCATCTCCAACGGTTTTCATGAAAACAATTACTACGTAGCGTCCAATTCTGAGCAATTGTTGAAAATGCTATTTGCAAAGCGTATCGATCTTATTCCAGGAGACCCGTTAGATTTAGAGTACCAAATGAGTGGATTGGAACACAACTATTCAAGCATCGAAACTGCACATCTTCTTTCTGATGAAGGCGACTATTACATGATAGCAAACAAAAAAACTTCTGAAAACATTCTCGTTACGCTACAAAGATCCTTAGAAGATGTAATGGCCACAGGCGCCAAAGATAAAATTATACAAAAATATGTGAAGTAA